The following proteins are co-located in the Pyrococcus abyssi GE5 genome:
- a CDS encoding coiled-coil domain-containing protein, translating into MVSFAIYTTSGDVVYDSLKMSKFRDMTSIIDMNNVIIAFKKGVTEILIGLRTLGRFEGEPRKERLILFLKVNSIDEYQTALKEISEFMRTKVDRKVFLDISIDSIDLSSFDKCREEIMRYAQFIVEIAKREKSLKVKPPSCLKVELDERISNNDLDDHRIRLSIIGLYVLYPLLEYTSEWIFFSVSASNEPGIWFVDKGDELESFKAIFAIYVLKGDSKENVIDEYGVGEIISDRELNDILKRKTVLYIKKIEGNHYLVISIFEGLNKRRIGILVEFPNVKPIMDSIDVEFENAVEKALTRANIMVTLGRSGAYDSNMASARNTVLQILMGGRRNTYIKIPLPENTLHKILNDVAFKAMLLKDIIRSSIEGKIPYERIFIGLGENCPTGLFEGICIVFSKYSHIPRRETQIHRKTQKEEGFPWGVLFGGVLIGLLVGVVIASVFTIPIPFIKKTNLASIEYEVPREFFEKTQFLGVGDKDLTGAWKQFNKALLAMNGTISRDNITTFLNYTLDLLIIYDREYRKYRESYNKIMNNITFLKRENEKLKSENTKLNKENNELEKRIVQLNKTNNELKKELEEFKVTFGHIIEKNLTTEVNNLRITITNISEYLNDRKEYLRDLLSVYDNIKKKASLNLSLSVKYQAIVDRMNITVFKELYDQASSIYNESVELEAELSEISKLINHKDYIKAKKMLNEVKGDVKSLETRYKTFKQSFETIVKSEGRYNFKKWALEKDGDNLFKLIYEMINDPNLSEVFRQLNDSYSEEILKVNGKQVDPLDMLRYLIEALKIIKGENEHESS; encoded by the coding sequence ATGGTAAGTTTCGCAATCTATACAACTTCAGGGGATGTGGTATACGACTCCCTCAAAATGTCAAAGTTCAGAGATATGACGAGTATAATAGATATGAACAACGTAATCATAGCGTTTAAAAAGGGGGTAACAGAGATCCTTATTGGTCTTAGAACTTTGGGTAGGTTCGAGGGAGAACCAAGAAAAGAAAGACTAATACTCTTTTTAAAAGTTAATTCCATTGACGAATATCAGACTGCACTCAAAGAAATCAGCGAATTTATGAGAACTAAAGTTGATAGGAAGGTATTTTTAGATATTTCCATTGATTCTATTGACTTAAGTTCGTTTGATAAATGTAGGGAGGAAATAATGAGGTATGCACAGTTTATAGTAGAGATCGCTAAGAGGGAGAAAAGCCTCAAAGTTAAACCTCCTAGCTGTTTAAAGGTGGAACTCGATGAGAGGATATCTAACAATGACCTTGATGATCATAGAATTAGACTTTCAATTATTGGATTGTATGTTCTTTATCCATTACTAGAGTATACTTCTGAATGGATATTCTTTTCTGTGTCAGCATCTAATGAACCTGGAATTTGGTTTGTAGATAAGGGGGATGAACTGGAGTCATTTAAGGCAATATTTGCAATTTATGTCCTTAAGGGGGATTCTAAAGAAAACGTTATTGATGAATACGGTGTGGGGGAGATAATTTCAGATAGGGAGCTTAATGATATTCTCAAGAGAAAAACAGTGCTTTACATAAAAAAGATTGAAGGGAATCACTACCTAGTGATCTCAATTTTTGAGGGTTTGAATAAAAGGAGAATTGGAATTTTAGTAGAATTCCCGAATGTGAAACCGATTATGGATTCTATAGATGTTGAATTTGAAAATGCTGTCGAAAAAGCGCTAACTCGTGCAAATATCATGGTTACCTTAGGAAGGTCAGGAGCCTATGATAGTAATATGGCCTCTGCACGTAATACGGTTCTACAAATATTAATGGGGGGTAGAAGAAATACGTATATAAAGATCCCTTTACCTGAAAATACTCTTCATAAAATTTTGAACGATGTGGCCTTTAAGGCTATGTTATTAAAAGATATCATAAGATCTTCAATAGAGGGTAAGATACCTTATGAGAGGATCTTCATTGGGCTCGGAGAAAATTGTCCAACTGGGCTGTTCGAAGGCATATGCATTGTTTTCTCAAAGTACTCTCATATCCCCAGAAGAGAGACCCAGATTCATAGAAAAACTCAAAAAGAAGAAGGTTTTCCCTGGGGGGTTCTCTTTGGTGGGGTGTTAATCGGTCTTCTTGTAGGAGTTGTTATTGCAAGTGTATTTACCATTCCAATACCTTTTATTAAGAAAACAAATTTAGCATCTATAGAGTATGAAGTTCCCCGAGAGTTTTTTGAGAAAACTCAGTTTTTGGGAGTTGGTGATAAAGATTTAACTGGAGCATGGAAACAGTTCAATAAAGCGTTATTAGCTATGAATGGAACTATATCCCGAGATAATATCACAACGTTTTTGAACTATACACTGGACTTGCTGATTATCTATGACAGGGAGTACAGAAAGTACAGGGAAAGCTATAACAAGATCATGAATAATATAACGTTCCTCAAAAGAGAAAATGAGAAATTGAAGAGTGAAAATACTAAATTAAATAAAGAAAATAATGAGTTAGAAAAAAGGATAGTACAATTAAACAAAACGAACAATGAATTAAAAAAAGAATTGGAAGAGTTTAAGGTTACTTTTGGACATATAATTGAGAAGAACCTGACAACAGAGGTTAATAATCTAAGGATAACAATTACAAATATAAGCGAGTACTTAAATGATAGAAAAGAATACCTTAGAGATCTTCTAAGTGTCTATGATAACATCAAAAAGAAAGCAAGCTTAAATTTAAGTTTAAGTGTTAAATATCAAGCGATTGTGGATAGAATGAACATCACGGTCTTTAAGGAGCTTTATGATCAGGCTAGTTCAATATATAACGAATCAGTAGAATTAGAAGCAGAATTATCAGAGATATCGAAGCTTATAAATCACAAAGATTACATTAAGGCTAAGAAGATGCTTAATGAAGTTAAAGGGGACGTTAAGTCTCTCGAAACAAGGTACAAGACGTTTAAACAGTCTTTTGAAACGATAGTAAAATCCGAAGGTAGGTATAATTTCAAGAAGTGGGCGCTTGAAAAAGATGGAGATAACTTATTTAAACTTATTTATGAGATGATAAATGATCCAAATCTCTCAGAGGTCTTTCGACAGTTAAATGATAGCTATTCCGAGGAAATACTTAAGGTAAATGGGAAACAGGTAGATCCTCTTGATATGCTTCGTTATCTGATAGAAGCCCTAAAAATTATAAAGGGGGAGAATGAACATGAGAGTTCCTAG
- a CDS encoding valine--tRNA ligase gives MLPKKYDPNEIEPKWQKYWLEEKIYKYRLDENKPSYAIDTPPPFTSGTLHLGHVLSHTWIDIIARYKRMRGYNVLFPQGFDNHGLPTELKVEKEFGITKDQPEEFLKKCVEWTWQAIEAMRKQFIRIGYSADWDLEYHTMDDWYKAAVQKSLLEFYKKGLIYREEHPVYWCPKCRTSLAKAEVGYVEEEGYLYYIKLPLADGSGYIPIATTRPELMPACVAVFVHPDDERYKHLVGKKVKLPIYEREVPILADEDVDPNFGTGAVYNCTYGDEQDIVWQKRYNLPVIIAINEDGTMNENAGPYAGLKVEEARKKIAEDLEKMGLLYKKEKIKHRVLRHTERSSCMAPIELLPKKQWFIRVKDFTDEIVKVAKEINWYPEDMFLRLKDWAESMDWDWVISRQRVFGTPFPFWVCKNGHIIPAREEDLPVDPRFDKPPVEKCPVCGAEIEPVTDVLDCWVDSSITPLIITRWHEAIKGDEEAKKWFEHNFPTALRPQGTDIIRTWAFYTIFRTFKLTGKKPWKDIVINGMVAGPDGRKMSKSYGNVVAPDEVIPKYGADALRLWTALAPPGEDHPFKWETVDYNFRFLQKVWNIYRFAERHIKDFDYEKYKDIELEPLDRWILSRLHRIIKFATEELERYRFNLITRELMTFIWHEVADDYIEMVKYRLYGDDEESKLKAKVALYELLYNVMLLLAPFVPHITEEIYHAMFKDKIGEKSVHLLSWPEYREDRIDEKAEKLGELARKVVSEMRKYKNSHGMPLNAKLEHVAIYALESYDDLKLIEKDIAGTMNIEKLEIFKGEPQLEERIVEVKPNYKRIGPRYGKLVPRIVEHLKNNAESIAREIKENGKVEFEIDGEKVELTKEDVMIKKEVFSEGERVETAVVDDIVILFF, from the coding sequence ATGCTACCCAAGAAGTACGACCCAAATGAGATAGAGCCAAAGTGGCAGAAGTATTGGCTCGAAGAAAAGATATACAAGTATAGGCTAGACGAGAATAAGCCTAGCTATGCAATTGACACACCACCACCGTTCACGAGCGGAACGCTGCATCTAGGCCACGTTTTAAGCCACACATGGATTGACATAATAGCTCGTTACAAAAGGATGAGGGGTTACAACGTCCTATTCCCACAAGGCTTCGACAACCATGGACTACCAACGGAGCTAAAAGTTGAGAAGGAATTCGGGATAACAAAGGACCAACCAGAGGAGTTCTTGAAGAAGTGCGTTGAGTGGACTTGGCAGGCCATTGAAGCGATGAGGAAACAGTTCATAAGGATTGGTTATTCAGCTGACTGGGATCTTGAGTATCACACCATGGACGACTGGTACAAGGCTGCCGTTCAGAAGTCCCTTCTAGAGTTTTACAAGAAGGGCCTAATCTATAGGGAAGAGCACCCAGTTTACTGGTGTCCAAAGTGTAGGACTAGCTTAGCAAAGGCCGAGGTTGGCTACGTTGAGGAAGAGGGTTACCTGTACTACATAAAGCTCCCCCTAGCTGACGGTTCCGGTTACATTCCGATAGCTACAACTAGGCCAGAACTTATGCCAGCCTGTGTCGCCGTCTTTGTGCATCCAGACGATGAGAGGTACAAGCACTTGGTTGGGAAGAAAGTTAAGCTACCGATCTACGAGAGGGAAGTTCCAATATTGGCCGATGAAGATGTAGACCCCAACTTCGGAACCGGCGCTGTTTATAACTGTACCTATGGTGATGAGCAGGATATAGTGTGGCAGAAGCGCTACAATTTACCCGTAATAATAGCGATAAATGAAGATGGAACGATGAACGAAAACGCTGGCCCTTACGCAGGACTTAAGGTTGAAGAAGCCAGAAAGAAGATAGCTGAAGATTTAGAAAAGATGGGCCTGCTCTACAAGAAGGAGAAGATAAAGCACAGGGTTCTAAGGCACACCGAGAGGAGCTCTTGTATGGCACCTATTGAGTTACTTCCCAAGAAGCAGTGGTTCATAAGGGTGAAGGACTTTACCGATGAGATCGTTAAGGTTGCCAAGGAAATCAACTGGTATCCCGAAGACATGTTCCTAAGGCTCAAGGATTGGGCCGAGAGCATGGACTGGGACTGGGTGATAAGTAGACAAAGGGTCTTCGGAACTCCATTCCCGTTCTGGGTCTGTAAGAATGGGCACATAATTCCTGCCAGGGAGGAAGATCTTCCTGTAGATCCAAGGTTCGACAAGCCACCTGTTGAGAAGTGCCCAGTCTGTGGCGCTGAAATAGAGCCCGTAACAGATGTTCTGGATTGCTGGGTTGACTCAAGCATAACTCCACTGATAATCACTAGGTGGCACGAGGCGATTAAGGGAGATGAAGAGGCCAAGAAGTGGTTCGAGCACAACTTCCCAACCGCGTTAAGACCCCAGGGAACTGATATAATTAGAACGTGGGCCTTCTACACAATATTCAGGACGTTCAAGCTAACTGGAAAGAAGCCCTGGAAGGACATAGTCATCAACGGAATGGTCGCTGGGCCAGATGGAAGGAAGATGAGCAAGAGCTACGGAAACGTCGTTGCTCCAGATGAGGTAATTCCAAAGTACGGGGCAGATGCCCTAAGGCTTTGGACGGCTTTAGCTCCTCCTGGGGAAGATCATCCCTTCAAGTGGGAGACTGTTGATTATAACTTCCGCTTCCTTCAGAAGGTTTGGAACATCTATAGGTTCGCCGAGAGGCATATCAAGGACTTCGACTACGAGAAGTACAAGGACATAGAGCTAGAACCCCTCGACAGGTGGATACTCTCGAGACTCCACAGGATAATAAAGTTCGCAACCGAGGAGCTCGAGAGGTACAGATTCAACCTGATAACGAGGGAGCTCATGACTTTCATATGGCACGAGGTGGCCGATGACTACATAGAGATGGTAAAGTACAGGCTCTACGGGGATGATGAGGAGAGCAAGCTCAAAGCGAAGGTTGCGCTCTATGAGTTGCTTTACAACGTGATGTTACTGCTAGCTCCGTTCGTTCCCCACATAACCGAGGAGATTTATCATGCAATGTTCAAGGATAAGATAGGCGAGAAGAGTGTTCACCTGTTGAGCTGGCCAGAGTACAGGGAGGATAGGATAGATGAGAAGGCTGAGAAACTAGGAGAATTAGCGAGGAAGGTCGTAAGCGAGATGAGGAAGTACAAGAACTCCCACGGAATGCCATTGAATGCTAAGCTAGAGCACGTTGCAATATACGCGTTGGAGAGCTACGATGACCTAAAGTTAATAGAAAAGGATATAGCTGGAACGATGAACATTGAAAAGCTCGAGATATTCAAGGGGGAGCCCCAGCTTGAGGAGAGAATCGTGGAGGTTAAGCCCAACTACAAGAGAATAGGTCCAAGGTACGGAAAGCTAGTTCCCAGGATAGTTGAGCATCTAAAGAACAACGCCGAGAGCATTGCTAGGGAAATTAAGGAGAATGGCAAAGTTGAATTTGAAATAGACGGAGAAAAAGTTGAACTAACCAAGGAAGACGTAATGATAAAGAAGGAAGTTTTCAGCGAAGGGGAAAGGGTAGAGACGGCTGTCGTGGACGACATCGTGATACTATTCTTCTAG
- the purM gene encoding phosphoribosylformylglycinamidine cyclo-ligase: protein MLTYAQAGVDEEKTARALREIIRTARETFKLRKGKVGEPGDIGHYAALLDFGNFYLAMTTDGVGTKVLVAEAVGKFDTIGIDMIAMNVNDLLCVGAEPLALVDYFAVKEPNEEVFKQVAKGLYKGAEEAGVAIVGGETAVMPDLINGYDLAGTAIGIVEKGKVITGERIRPGDSVIGISSSGIHSNGLTLARKLLIPKYGLDYEYEGRKLWEWLLEPTRIYVRPILELINSVEVHGLAHITGGGLLNLKRLTNYGFELEMPPIEGIFKLIHENGVPLDEMFRVFNMGVGFIVVVPQEEKEEALEILSRHYKSYELGNVTRELGKIKVKNYGITL, encoded by the coding sequence ATGCTAACCTATGCACAGGCCGGGGTTGACGAGGAGAAGACTGCGAGAGCCTTAAGGGAAATTATCAGAACTGCGAGAGAAACTTTCAAGCTTAGAAAAGGGAAAGTGGGAGAACCTGGAGATATAGGACACTATGCAGCCCTCCTAGACTTCGGAAACTTTTACCTCGCAATGACCACCGATGGCGTTGGAACCAAAGTTCTCGTTGCAGAGGCCGTTGGTAAGTTTGACACCATTGGAATAGATATGATAGCCATGAACGTGAACGATTTACTCTGCGTCGGAGCTGAGCCCTTAGCTCTAGTGGATTACTTTGCAGTAAAAGAGCCAAACGAAGAGGTATTCAAGCAGGTAGCAAAGGGACTCTATAAAGGTGCTGAAGAAGCTGGAGTAGCGATAGTCGGAGGGGAAACGGCAGTTATGCCTGACCTAATAAATGGCTACGATTTAGCTGGGACTGCAATAGGAATCGTTGAGAAAGGTAAGGTTATCACTGGAGAGAGGATAAGGCCTGGAGATTCTGTTATAGGAATTTCAAGCTCTGGGATTCACTCGAACGGCTTAACCTTGGCTAGGAAGCTCCTAATTCCAAAGTACGGTTTGGATTACGAATACGAGGGAAGGAAACTGTGGGAGTGGCTCCTAGAGCCGACAAGGATATATGTTAGGCCAATTCTAGAGCTAATTAACAGCGTTGAGGTTCACGGCTTAGCCCATATAACCGGGGGAGGTTTGCTAAACCTGAAGAGGCTAACAAATTACGGCTTTGAACTTGAGATGCCCCCAATAGAGGGCATATTTAAGCTTATTCACGAGAACGGAGTTCCCCTAGATGAGATGTTCAGGGTTTTCAACATGGGCGTTGGCTTCATCGTGGTAGTCCCCCAGGAGGAGAAGGAAGAGGCTTTAGAAATCTTGAGTAGGCACTATAAGAGCTACGAACTCGGAAATGTGACAAGAGAACTTGGAAAAATAAAGGTAAAGAACTACGGAATAACACTCTAG
- a CDS encoding SDR family NAD(P)-dependent oxidoreductase, whose product MELKGKVALITGASRGIGRAIAIELAKRGVNVVINYRSNEEEAKKTEELCRQYGVETLLVKADVSNREEVREMVKKVIDKFGRIDILINNAGILGKTKDPLEVTDEEWDRVISVNLKGAFIVTQEVLRYMKKGKIVNIASIAGKDGGTVGPHYAASKGGLIALTFNLARHLAPNILVNAVAPGPVDTDMLSSEMKEMLKKLSLTGDIAKPSEVAHAVIFLLENDHITGEVIDVNGGRLMD is encoded by the coding sequence ATGGAGCTCAAGGGAAAAGTAGCCCTCATAACTGGTGCATCCAGGGGGATTGGGAGGGCCATTGCAATCGAGCTCGCCAAGAGAGGAGTAAACGTTGTTATAAACTACAGAAGCAATGAAGAGGAAGCAAAGAAGACGGAAGAGTTGTGCAGGCAATATGGAGTTGAAACTCTACTTGTGAAAGCAGATGTAAGCAACAGGGAGGAAGTTAGAGAGATGGTAAAGAAGGTTATCGACAAGTTCGGAAGAATCGACATCCTCATAAATAATGCCGGGATACTTGGAAAAACTAAAGATCCCTTGGAAGTAACGGACGAAGAGTGGGATAGAGTAATTTCAGTTAACTTAAAAGGAGCTTTCATAGTGACCCAGGAAGTCTTGAGGTACATGAAGAAGGGGAAAATAGTGAACATAGCTTCTATAGCTGGAAAGGATGGAGGAACCGTGGGACCTCACTATGCAGCCTCTAAAGGTGGCTTAATAGCTTTGACATTCAACCTTGCTAGGCATCTGGCACCAAATATACTCGTCAACGCAGTAGCACCTGGGCCAGTTGACACCGACATGCTATCATCGGAGATGAAGGAGATGTTGAAGAAGCTTTCACTCACTGGCGACATTGCAAAGCCAAGTGAAGTTGCTCATGCGGTTATATTCCTGCTTGAAAACGATCACATAACAGGGGAAGTCATTGATGTGAATGGGGGAAGATTAATGGATTAA
- a CDS encoding tubulin-like doman-containing protein, producing the protein MAVQPNATVKTFPDVIIGVGGAGKLLIFSMLQKEWFIRELLKYTKESNERVTFVIVDTARAELSKDREALKEIEKKIDKIAKEMKVPKNVHIVLKCLIEDLHITNPYNLYDLDLLRKVKEGVARVWWLYDNEFGIDYTEGLKIYTSGFDFGTLRRRAVTKAMLYKAIAEGIVADIFQLRGKVSNVAMIVGLGGGTGSGLFIDLAKYLKDSKRDANITLFGILPSLKEDEVAKANAFVAVSELEYLMLHGEHEERLFSNVVLATIAPTEVQTTPNAWGPGRPVEFEEIFPYIFLNIYIAGNKGDLRGTPYGSFVLATAGILTYDIQGILQNQELLNTALAYLKTRIHKEREIREQFDGFLSTLQSEGLIELKDEINIFKPYLEIARNRIAEFFKTFIDNRILRIFQYDTPIQLEKAISKHVLTPRDQISTMNLNQLEEYLSSLEAAILKTEVTAPKNETDKELLELAKLELQNIRQMIYQIKKAHMVTLEPLGPELSQFTADFGGLIRDLVTLEVSPQSLKVLLTIKEYLDDLINKNEASLRKLRREFDELQEIKRQYTSQVARLISEISPSLTEYYTIFDVFNRVLPVLKELNSKIEHFVQVSNDIIVAEEEDIAEGTPEAFESEINSIVEEIKQRAESIIRQVGDNPLFSEILKDLVREVEKISEIIIEIYNQKYWCYKSRHASFVEKITGKARVYKDECENAEDRISNLLNNLGFPQYIMLHSNMGIVEGVEAINIVSTIGEIVSKELSRIGTNIEVKTLDNIRLGDLDISLEDIAKKSRDYNEFLHSVEETILRELLAYKGISTREHELKSEIDKLSVNVQKLSQLKEKIARIENNIRDIRDLIDEYSEIKRNMKSQFDKLDKALEEREQFSRKSETYKIIYDPDPTIVGVVQRMEGANLAKVFSELAGSNILQKEAEKLRNYLEELISRLTSPPYSGIIVPSKEVVEIKPPVRWEVNRVYTFINTVGVNSEVLREKIFNKNFQEELSRKLSRDLDISPMTGAGMPRVAVDYQDISGPWDIAVTLIFTGVFLEDIYGVFSRTSASIGSDPISYYASYLNKKKEGLNSEIFHHVYKLEDGWYIERKPIKIEDAILLAKETNIEKVREEMKEYVEKVSIIQEGREGGTEQ; encoded by the coding sequence TTGGCTGTTCAGCCAAATGCTACTGTAAAAACTTTTCCAGATGTTATTATAGGGGTTGGTGGAGCTGGTAAACTTTTAATCTTTTCAATGCTTCAGAAAGAATGGTTCATAAGGGAACTCTTAAAGTACACCAAGGAGTCAAACGAAAGGGTAACTTTTGTTATCGTTGATACAGCACGAGCTGAGTTGTCTAAGGATAGGGAAGCCCTTAAGGAAATTGAAAAGAAAATTGACAAAATAGCAAAGGAAATGAAAGTTCCAAAAAATGTTCATATCGTTCTTAAATGTCTCATAGAGGATCTGCATATAACCAACCCCTATAATCTTTATGACTTAGATCTTCTTAGGAAGGTCAAAGAAGGTGTTGCTAGGGTATGGTGGCTTTATGACAATGAATTTGGTATTGATTATACTGAAGGGTTAAAGATTTATACAAGTGGTTTTGATTTTGGAACTCTACGTAGAAGAGCAGTTACTAAAGCTATGTTGTACAAGGCCATCGCTGAAGGAATAGTTGCTGACATTTTCCAACTTAGGGGCAAGGTTTCTAACGTTGCCATGATAGTCGGTTTAGGTGGTGGAACGGGTTCTGGCCTGTTCATAGACTTAGCGAAATATTTAAAGGATTCAAAGAGAGATGCAAACATAACACTCTTTGGGATATTGCCCTCACTTAAAGAGGACGAAGTGGCAAAAGCTAATGCCTTTGTCGCAGTCTCTGAATTAGAATATCTCATGCTTCATGGTGAACATGAAGAAAGATTGTTCTCCAATGTTGTTCTTGCAACAATTGCCCCGACAGAGGTTCAAACCACGCCGAATGCCTGGGGACCGGGAAGACCTGTAGAGTTCGAGGAGATATTCCCGTACATATTCTTAAATATATACATAGCTGGAAATAAGGGAGATCTTAGAGGAACGCCATATGGTAGTTTTGTATTGGCAACTGCTGGAATATTAACTTATGATATCCAAGGTATCCTTCAGAACCAAGAATTACTAAACACAGCTCTTGCTTACCTAAAGACTCGTATTCATAAGGAAAGAGAGATTCGTGAACAATTTGACGGTTTTCTCTCAACCCTCCAAAGTGAGGGATTAATAGAACTCAAAGATGAGATAAATATCTTTAAGCCCTATCTTGAAATCGCTAGAAATAGAATTGCAGAATTCTTCAAGACGTTCATAGATAATAGAATTTTAAGGATATTCCAATATGACACTCCTATTCAACTAGAAAAGGCAATAAGCAAGCACGTACTAACTCCTAGGGATCAGATCTCCACAATGAATTTAAATCAGCTTGAAGAGTACTTATCATCTTTGGAAGCTGCAATCTTAAAGACCGAGGTTACAGCTCCAAAAAATGAAACAGATAAGGAGCTTTTAGAACTTGCTAAGCTTGAATTGCAGAATATAAGGCAGATGATATATCAAATTAAAAAAGCTCATATGGTAACACTAGAACCACTAGGTCCAGAACTTTCTCAATTCACGGCAGATTTTGGAGGCCTAATTAGAGATCTTGTAACTCTAGAAGTTTCCCCACAGTCTCTTAAGGTTTTGCTCACTATCAAAGAATACCTCGATGATTTAATAAATAAAAATGAAGCCTCTTTAAGGAAATTAAGGCGCGAATTCGATGAACTCCAAGAAATCAAACGTCAATATACATCTCAAGTTGCAAGATTAATTTCAGAGATCAGCCCAAGTCTAACCGAGTATTATACAATCTTTGATGTCTTTAACAGAGTACTTCCAGTTCTCAAAGAACTAAACTCAAAAATTGAACACTTCGTTCAAGTATCAAATGATATAATAGTTGCAGAGGAAGAAGATATAGCTGAAGGAACTCCTGAAGCATTTGAATCTGAAATAAATTCAATCGTTGAGGAGATAAAACAGAGAGCAGAGTCAATAATTCGTCAAGTTGGAGATAATCCCTTGTTCTCAGAAATTCTCAAGGATCTAGTCCGAGAAGTAGAGAAAATATCAGAGATAATAATAGAAATATACAACCAGAAATACTGGTGCTATAAGTCTAGACATGCTAGCTTTGTGGAGAAAATAACTGGAAAAGCGAGGGTGTATAAGGATGAATGCGAAAATGCTGAGGATAGAATTTCAAACCTTCTAAATAATTTAGGATTCCCACAATATATTATGCTTCACAGCAATATGGGAATAGTTGAGGGTGTTGAGGCTATTAACATAGTTTCGACAATAGGAGAAATAGTATCGAAGGAGTTAAGTAGAATAGGGACGAATATAGAAGTTAAAACTCTCGATAACATCAGACTAGGGGATCTCGATATATCCCTTGAAGACATTGCTAAAAAATCTAGGGATTATAACGAGTTCTTGCATTCAGTCGAAGAGACAATTCTCAGAGAACTATTAGCGTACAAAGGGATCTCAACTAGAGAACATGAACTGAAGTCAGAGATAGATAAGCTTTCGGTAAACGTTCAGAAATTATCCCAACTCAAGGAGAAAATAGCTAGGATAGAAAATAATATCAGGGATATAAGGGATCTCATAGATGAATATTCAGAAATCAAGAGAAATATGAAATCTCAATTCGACAAGCTTGATAAGGCCCTAGAAGAAAGAGAACAGTTCTCACGTAAAAGTGAAACCTATAAGATCATATATGATCCAGATCCGACGATAGTCGGGGTTGTACAAAGAATGGAAGGTGCTAATCTAGCAAAGGTCTTCTCAGAACTTGCGGGGAGCAATATTCTTCAAAAAGAGGCTGAAAAGCTTAGAAACTATTTGGAGGAGCTAATATCCAGGTTAACATCTCCACCATATTCCGGAATTATAGTTCCATCAAAGGAGGTCGTTGAAATAAAACCTCCAGTTAGATGGGAAGTAAACAGAGTCTACACATTCATAAATACAGTTGGGGTTAATAGTGAAGTTCTCAGGGAGAAAATATTTAACAAGAATTTCCAGGAGGAATTATCAAGGAAGCTTAGTAGGGACTTAGATATTAGTCCAATGACAGGAGCAGGAATGCCGAGGGTTGCAGTTGATTATCAGGATATCTCTGGCCCCTGGGATATAGCAGTGACATTAATATTCACTGGCGTATTCCTTGAAGACATTTACGGTGTATTCTCAAGAACATCAGCCTCAATAGGTTCAGATCCAATAAGCTACTATGCAAGCTATCTCAATAAAAAGAAAGAAGGCCTTAACAGCGAAATATTCCACCATGTTTACAAACTTGAAGATGGTTGGTACATAGAGAGGAAGCCAATAAAAATTGAAGATGCGATTCTGTTGGCCAAGGAAACAAATATTGAGAAAGTTAGAGAAGAAATGAAAGAGTACGTTGAAAAGGTATCTATTATTCAAGAAGGAAGAGAAGGAGGTACTGAGCAGTGA